A window of the Henckelia pumila isolate YLH828 chromosome 3, ASM3356847v2, whole genome shotgun sequence genome harbors these coding sequences:
- the LOC140893101 gene encoding uncharacterized protein, with amino-acid sequence MSLRKEESAVRRPQLSCVKCFDALWFCYSPVHQMQQYYRLGALDNCSAKWAELFDCLSLKTKTPAQIQAILDEREKSKPHIWLYRSPEEAASNWKKVFGHLDELE; translated from the exons ATGAGCCTGAGGAAGGAAGAATCTGCTGTAAGGCGGCCGCAACTGTCGTGCGTCAAATGTTTCGATGCTCTGTGGTTTTGCTATT CTCCAGTCCATCAAATGCAGCAATACTATCGGCTCGGTGCATTGGACAATTGTTCGGCGAAGTGGGCGGAACTTTTTGATTGTTTGAGCCTCAAAACAAAAACTCCAGCTCAAATACAG GCGATTTTGGATGAGCGCGAGAAATCCAAGCCTCATATCTGGTTATATCGATCTCCAGAGGAAGCGGCATCAAATTGGAAAAAAGTCTTTGGACATCTGGATGAGCTAGAATAG